From the Manis pentadactyla isolate mManPen7 chromosome 7, mManPen7.hap1, whole genome shotgun sequence genome, one window contains:
- the PEG10 gene encoding LOW QUALITY PROTEIN: retrotransposon-derived protein PEG10 (The sequence of the model RefSeq protein was modified relative to this genomic sequence to represent the inferred CDS: inserted 1 base in 1 codon) produces MRNKKLLKTKRRKGGRGGQDPGLLPHRSEATPGRSPPGPTLTLGPDCPPPPPPPPPNGPSSASSSSSSASSSSSSSSSSSSLRPGQRGQYIPNLAERRRDDLSEEINNLREKVMKQSEENNNLQNQVQKLTEENTTLREQVEPATQDEEDDIELRGAAAAAAPPTPLEEECPDDLPEKFDGNPDMLVPFMAQCQLFMEKSTRDFSVDRVRVCFVTSMMTGRAARWASAKLERSHYLMHNYPAFMTEMKHVFEDPQRREAAKRKIRRLRQGMGSVIDYSSAFQMIAQDLDWNEPALIDQYHEGLSDHIQVELSRLEVAKSLSALIGQCIHIERRLARAAAARKPRSPPRALVLPHITSHHQVDPTEPVGGARMRLTQEEKERRRKLNLCLYCGNGGHYADNCPAKASKASPXGKLPGPAVEGPSATGPEIIRSPQDDASSPHLQVMLQIHLPGRHTLFVRAMIDSGASGNFIDHEYVAQNGIPLRVKDWPILVEAIDGRPIASGPVVHETHDLIVDLGDHREVLSFDVTQSPFFPVVLGVRWLSTHDPNITWSTRSIVFDSEYCRYHCRMYSPIPPSLPPPAQPSFYYPADGYRVYQPVRYYYVQNVYTPVDENVYPDHRLVDPAIEMIPGAHSIPSGHVYSLSEPEMAALRDFVARNVKDGLITPTVAPNGAQVLQVKRGWKLQVSYDCRAPNSFTIQNQYPRLSIPNLEDQAHLATYTEYVPQVPGYPTYPTYATYPTYPVGFAWYPVGRDGHGRSLYVPVMITWNPHWYRQPPVPQYPPPQPPPPPPPPPPPPSYSTM; encoded by the exons AAACAAAAagcttttgaaaacaaaaagaaggaagggtGGAAGAGGAGGCCAGGATCCAGGCCTCCTTCCCCACAGGAGTGAAGCTACCCCTGGGAGGTCTCCTCCCGGCCCAACTCTCACCCTGGGGCCCGactgcccacctcctcctcctcctcctccccccaacgGCCCCTCCTCTGCTTCGTCATCCTCCTCCTCTgcttcatcctcctcctcctcctcctcctcttcctcctccttacgCCCAGGCCAAAGGGGCCAGTACATCCCCAACCTGGCAGAACGCAGGCGGGACGATCTCTCTGAAGAGATCAACAACCTCAGAGAGAAGGTCATGAAGCAGTCGGAGGAGAACAACAACCTGCAGAACCAGGTGCAGAAGCTCACAGAGGAGAACACCACCCTGCGTGAGCAAGTGGAGCCTGCCACTCAAGATGAGGAGGATGACATCGAGCTCCGAGGTGCTGCAGCAGCGGCTGCCCCACCTACTCCATTAGAGGAAGAGTGCCCAGATGACCTTCCTGAGAAGTTTGATGGCAACCCAGACATGCTGGTTCCTTTCATGGCTCAGTGCCAGCTCTTCATGGAAAAGAGCACCAGAGATTTCTCAGTTGATCGCGTCCGTGTCTGCTTCGTGACAAGCATGATGACCGGCCGTGCTGCCCGCTGGGCCTCTGCAAAGCTGGAGCGATCCCACTACCTAATGCACAACTACCCAGCCTTCATGACCGAAATGAAGCACGTCTTTGAAGACCCCCAGAGGCGGGAGGCTGCCAAACGCAAGATCAGACGTCTGCGCCAAGGCATGGGGTCAGTCATCGACTATTCCAGCGCTTTCCAGATGATTGCCCAAGACCTGGATTGGAATGAACCTGCACTGATTGACCAGTACCATGAGGGCCTCAGTGACCACATTCAGGTGGAGCTGTCACGCCTTGAAGTTGCCAAGTCACTGTCTGCACTGATCGGCCAGTGCATCCACATCGAGAGAAGGCTGGCCAGGGCCGCTGCAGCTCGCAAGCCACGCTCCCCACCGCGTGCTCTCGTGTTGCCTCATATCACAAGCCACCACCAGGTGGATCCAACAGAGCCTGTGGGAGGTGCCCGCATGcgtctgacccaggaagaaaaagaaagacgcAGAAAGCTGAACCTCTGCCTCTACTGTGGAAATGGAGGTCACTACGCCGACAACTGTCCTGCCAAGGCCTCAAAAGCTTCAC GCGGGAAACTCCCCGGCCCCGCTGTAGAGGGACCTTCAGCGACCGGGCCAGAAATAATAAGGTCCCCACAAGATGATGCTTCATCTCCACACTTGCAAGTGATGCTTCAGATTCATCTTCCGGGCAGACACACCCTGTTTGTCCGAGCCATGATCGATTCTGGTGCTTCTGGCAACTTTATTGATCATGAATACGTTGCTCAAAATGGCATTCCTCTGAGAGTCAAGGACTGGCCAATACTTGTTGAAGCAATTGATGGACGTCCCATAGCATCAGGCCCAGTTGTCCACGAAACCCATGACCTGATAGTCGACCTGGGAGATCACCGTGAGGTGCTGTCATTTGATGTGACTCAGTCTCCATTCTTCCCCGTTGTCCTAGGGGTGCGCTGGCTGAGTACACATGATCCCAACATCACATGGAGCACCCGGTCTATCGTCTTTGATTCTGAATATTGTCGATACCACTGCCGGATGTATTCGCCAATTCCACCGTCGCTCCCACCACCAGCACAGCCATCATTTTACTACCCAGCAGACGGGTACAGAGTTTACCAACCAGTGAGGTATTACTATGTCCAGAATGTGTACACTCCAGTAGATGAAAATGTCTACCCAGACCACCGCCTGGTTGACCCTGCCATAGAAATGATACCTGGAGCACACAGCATTCCCAGTGGACACGTGTACTCACTGTCTGAACCTGAAATGGCGGCTCTGCGAGATTTTGTGGCCAGAAATGTGAAAGATGGGCTGATTACTCCGACAGTCGCGCCTAACGGGGCCCAAGTTCTCCAAGTGAAAAGGGGGTGGAAACTACAAGTTTCTTACGATTGCCGAGCTCCCAACAGTTTCACCATCCAGAATCAGTATCCTCGACTCTCTATTCCAAATTTAGAAGACCAAGCTCACCTGGCTACGTATACTGAATACGTGCCTCAAGTACCTGGATATCCAACATACCCCACCTATGCCACCTACCCTACCTACCCAGTAGGGTTCGCCTGGTACCCAGTGGGACGAGATGGACATGGACGCTCGCTCTATGTCCCTGTGATGATCACCTGGAATCCGCATTGGTACCGCCAGCCGCCAGTACCCCAGTATCCGCCACCGCAGCCACCGCCGCCGCCTccaccgccgccgccaccaccgtCCTACAGCACCATGTAA